A genome region from Bombilactobacillus bombi includes the following:
- a CDS encoding ABC transporter substrate-binding protein: MPLAKKLLAKGLKATNTKKLDLELMVDDSPNTKKTGEFVQGQLEQLPKVKVHIKSLPKVQRITKEGKSDFDMVIATWTSTFSDPINFLDVWESDSTYNNSKWRNKKFDNYTELSENRYATNPAQRWTQLQKAEHELMNDQGTIPLYQVTQAQLLDTKVKGIIYNGSGVPYDWKYAYIK; the protein is encoded by the coding sequence ATGCCTCTAGCTAAAAAATTATTAGCTAAAGGATTAAAAGCTACTAACACTAAGAAACTAGACTTAGAACTTATGGTTGATGATAGTCCAAACACAAAAAAGACTGGAGAATTTGTTCAAGGCCAATTAGAGCAGTTACCAAAAGTTAAAGTTCATATCAAGAGCTTACCAAAAGTTCAGAGGATAACAAAAGAAGGAAAAAGTGATTTTGACATGGTAATAGCTACTTGGACATCAACTTTTTCCGATCCCATTAACTTTTTAGACGTTTGGGAATCAGACTCCACGTATAATAATTCTAAGTGGCGTAATAAAAAATTTGATAATTATACTGAATTATCTGAAAACAGGTATGCTACTAATCCTGCTCAAAGATGGACACAATTACAAAAAGCCGAGCATGAATTAATGAATGACCAAGGAACTATTCCACTTTATCAAGTAACCCAAGCACAATTATTAGACACAAAAGTTAAAGGAATTATTTATAATGGCTCCGGAGTCCCTTACGATTGGAAATATGCATATATTAAATAA
- a CDS encoding Hsp20/alpha crystallin family protein: protein MANNLMDRHNDMFDMFNNMDHWFNNWGPDFPAANMKTDVSESPKAYEVVIDLPAMDKKDISITYDHDILTVSAHRHSLNHASDKDGNLIMNERSYGRFSRQYRLPDVDREQISAKYEDGTLKINLPKAHDLPNNNHKIQIN from the coding sequence ATGGCAAACAATTTAATGGATCGTCACAATGATATGTTTGATATGTTTAATAATATGGATCACTGGTTCAATAATTGGGGTCCAGATTTTCCAGCTGCTAATATGAAAACTGATGTTTCTGAATCTCCAAAAGCTTATGAAGTTGTAATTGACCTCCCCGCTATGGATAAAAAAGATATCTCCATCACTTATGATCATGATATTTTGACAGTATCAGCTCACCGTCATTCATTGAATCACGCAAGTGACAAAGATGGTAATCTGATTATGAATGAACGTTCATACGGACGATTTAGCCGGCAATATCGACTCCCAGATGTTGATCGTGAACAGATTTCTGCTAAGTATGAGGATGGAACTTTAAAAATCAACTTACCAAAAGCTCACGATTTACCAAATAATAACCATAAAATTCAAATTAATTAA
- a CDS encoding peptide ABC transporter substrate-binding protein, translated as MKLFRKLSVILIITIISGGFTFSKPVQAASKQELNWTENVEISSIDNAQATDTLSFNVLLNTQENLYRLDKKGKPQPALAEKTTISKDGKTYTFKIRPNAKWSNGDPITAKDFVYSWKRVVNPKTGAQNAFNFFQIKNAKEINSGKMALNKLGVSAPDNYTFVVNLARPVSYFKTLISWPLFAPENKKIVEKYGKAYGTTANKTVSSGPFVLKGWDGANGSWSLVKNPYYWDKKHVHLNKINESVVKDSQTGLNLYQNKKVQETVLVGEQVPQFKGQKDLIFRHASSGIRMDLNQEKIKAFKNRNVRRALSLAINRKQLTKRVLQDGSLEPKGFVPVGLARSIYWKRLR; from the coding sequence ATGAAATTATTTAGAAAATTATCAGTAATTTTAATAATAACTATAATTAGTGGAGGCTTTACTTTTTCAAAACCAGTGCAAGCAGCTAGTAAGCAAGAGCTAAATTGGACAGAAAATGTAGAAATTTCTTCCATTGATAATGCCCAGGCTACTGACACCTTAAGTTTTAATGTGTTATTAAATACTCAAGAAAACTTATACCGTTTGGACAAAAAAGGAAAACCTCAGCCTGCCTTAGCTGAAAAAACCACAATATCTAAAGATGGTAAAACCTATACTTTTAAGATACGCCCTAATGCCAAATGGTCAAATGGTGATCCAATTACGGCCAAAGACTTTGTTTATTCTTGGAAAAGAGTTGTAAACCCTAAAACAGGAGCTCAAAATGCTTTTAACTTTTTCCAAATAAAAAATGCAAAAGAGATTAATTCTGGAAAAATGGCGCTTAATAAATTAGGTGTATCAGCTCCGGATAATTATACATTTGTAGTTAATCTAGCTAGACCTGTATCTTATTTTAAAACTTTGATATCATGGCCACTATTCGCTCCAGAAAACAAAAAAATTGTTGAGAAATATGGTAAAGCTTATGGAACCACTGCTAATAAAACAGTTTCTAGTGGCCCTTTCGTCCTTAAAGGTTGGGATGGTGCTAATGGCTCTTGGTCGTTAGTGAAAAATCCATATTACTGGGATAAAAAACATGTCCATTTAAATAAAATTAACGAAAGTGTTGTCAAAGATTCTCAAACCGGTTTAAACCTTTATCAAAACAAAAAAGTACAAGAAACTGTTCTTGTAGGAGAACAAGTTCCACAATTCAAAGGGCAAAAAGATCTTATTTTTCGCCACGCTTCTAGTGGTATTAGAATGGATCTTAACCAAGAAAAAATCAAAGCGTTTAAGAACCGAAACGTTCGTCGAGCTTTATCATTAGCTATTAATCGTAAGCAATTGACTAAAAGAGTTCTTCAAGATGGCTCTTTAGAGCCTAAAGGCTTTGTTCCTGTTGGATTAGCAAGATCCATCTACTGGAAAAGACTTCGCTAA
- a CDS encoding NAD(P)-dependent oxidoreductase, which translates to MNILIAAPNANFDISKIKQLINHDDNFYNDQIYYSNDLLTAKDLKIIDIVVGNDQNLVDTILAQSTSQLRWVQALSAGIDYLPLQKLRQKNILLTTLKGLHAEPIAETILGMILNNYRALNFAVQNQKWQKPQHVSKMIKNKKVVIFGTGNIGSRTAQLLQVFTNQIIGINHSGHPATNFSQTFSTDTSTKIASTADIIINTMPLTPTTKNFFNTKFFNQLKQQPLFISVGRGPSTNTQDLITALKQHQLSGAALDVTDPEPLPNDNPLWAMNNVLITPHISGIYSEYTEEAIHLFSKNLQQFKKNGTVLINRADLNKGY; encoded by the coding sequence ATGAATATTTTGATAGCAGCACCAAACGCTAATTTTGATATAAGCAAAATTAAACAGCTGATTAATCATGATGACAATTTTTATAATGATCAGATTTATTATTCAAATGACTTGCTCACAGCAAAAGATTTAAAAATAATTGACATTGTTGTTGGTAATGATCAAAATTTGGTGGATACAATTTTAGCTCAATCCACATCACAACTCCGTTGGGTGCAAGCTTTATCTGCTGGAATTGACTATCTGCCCTTACAAAAATTAAGACAAAAAAACATTTTATTAACTACTCTCAAAGGATTACACGCGGAACCAATAGCAGAAACAATTTTAGGTATGATTTTAAATAATTATCGGGCCTTAAATTTTGCTGTCCAAAACCAAAAATGGCAAAAACCGCAACATGTTTCAAAAATGATAAAAAATAAAAAAGTAGTTATCTTTGGCACAGGTAATATTGGCAGTAGAACGGCTCAATTATTACAAGTCTTTACTAACCAAATTATTGGAATTAATCATAGCGGTCATCCAGCAACTAATTTTTCTCAAACTTTTAGTACCGATACTTCTACAAAAATAGCCAGTACTGCGGATATTATTATTAACACTATGCCTTTAACACCAACTACTAAAAATTTTTTCAATACTAAATTTTTCAACCAATTAAAACAACAACCCTTATTTATTAGCGTTGGTCGTGGACCCAGCACTAATACCCAAGACTTAATTACTGCCTTAAAACAGCATCAATTAAGTGGTGCAGCTCTTGATGTCACAGATCCTGAACCTTTACCTAATGATAATCCATTATGGGCAATGAATAATGTTTTAATCACACCACATATCTCAGGAATCTATTCTGAATATACGGAAGAAGCCATCCACTTATTCAGCAAAAATTTGCAACAATTTAAGAAAAATGGAACAGTTTTAATTAATCGAGCAGATTTAAACAAAGGATATTAA